The following coding sequences lie in one Rutidosis leptorrhynchoides isolate AG116_Rl617_1_P2 chromosome 4, CSIRO_AGI_Rlap_v1, whole genome shotgun sequence genomic window:
- the LOC139840588 gene encoding uncharacterized protein codes for MVLKDKFNRLYRLDTNKFATILDRARWEGGNFHATWCWSRDISGRLAGDLTTLTNLLSSFVPCSSGKEEWSWSWSKDGSFSVHKLTDILVQSSPDIATVSIKSLRNKLVPLKVELFIWRTRHKRLPTRVELDKRGMDLGTVRCPVCDNGLESVEHSIILCTFAFDIWNRVYDWWKLGPFTNLGINESFLGNGYNFTSDLGKLLWQATEWVTGYMIWKSRNAFTFTKIKPTCAMVFKDIQLKCFEWISNRIKGTNIEWDVWLANPRGYDSLALSSRRSGIG; via the coding sequence ATGGTTCTTAAAGACAAATTTAATAGGCTTTATAGACTAGACACAAATAAATTTGCCACAATTCTTGACCGGGCGAGATGGGAGGGCGGGAACTTTCATGCCACGTGGTGTTGGTCCCGCGATATCTCGGGGAGATTGGCCGGGGACCTCACCACTCTTACTAATCTTTTATCTAGTTTTGTCCCGTGTAGCTCAGGTAAAGAAGAATGGTCATGGTCTTGGAGTAAGGATGGCTCGTTTTCGGTTCACAAGCTTACAGATATTCTGGTCCAGAGCAGCCCTGACATCGCAACCGTGAGCATAAAGTCGCTCCGCAACAAACTGGTCCCCCTCAAAGTTGAGTTGTTTATTTGGCGTACTCGACACAAAAGGTTACCTACAAGAGTTGAACTTGACAAGAGAGGTATGGACTTGGGTACGGTACGTTGTCCGGTTTGTGACAATGGTTTAGAATCAGTAGAGCACTCCATCATCTTATGCACTTTCGCTTTTGACATTTGGAATCGTGTCTATGATTGGTGGAAGCTCGGCCCTTTTACAAACTTGGGTATAAATGAATCTTTTCTTGGAAATGGATATAACTTCACCTCCGACTTGGGAAAACTGTTGTGGCAAGCTACGGAATGGGTTACGGGATACATGATTTGGAAAAGTAGGAACGCTTTCACTTTCACTAAGATAAAACCGACATGCGCAATGGTATTCAAAGACATCCAACTTAAATGCTTCGAATGGATCTCTAATAGGATCAAAGGCACCAATATTGAATGGGATGTCTGGCTTGCAAATCCACGAGGTTATGATTCGCTAGCTTTATCGTCTAGGAGATCCGGGATAGGTTAA